In one window of Cydia fagiglandana chromosome 1, ilCydFagi1.1, whole genome shotgun sequence DNA:
- the LOC134669715 gene encoding uncharacterized protein LOC134669715 isoform X1, with the protein MSDITLEFLQVLLKDDYPDVTIQDFEGAPGTKRGDNYTSMVFRIQLKGIQKGDPDASGETTHPWTGSIIYKCLPDSIERRKTFKSEELFCNEVAFYNKIWPALNDFQQQREVKSPFKAIPKCYLAQDDLVILKDLKQQGFVMPDRRQGLTIEQCYFVLKNLSQFHALSLAMKHYNPGEFYELLNVQDGISEVLFTGDNEDYYKSYYREATRNAVDMVEEELADCEDKEKYLSKFREFCSEETFFQMMVSLVTPREPLAVINHGDCWTNNFLFRYVDGDIAEMVIVDFQLVRYASPALDLAYLLYLCLTREQRTEHLPSLLEYYSEELYKRLVELSDDGSVFSGMDKDTLNEMFQEEFHRSGKFGLGVALDMYPIMTCDSNEAPNLYQAKDSEVVPPHESTPVSTSNAACRKKMTDLVRELVDGGVL; encoded by the exons ATGAGTGACATTACATTGGAATTCCTTCAGGTCCTACTTAAGGACGACTATCCTGATGTCACTATACAGGATTTTGAG GGCGCCCCAGGCACCAAACGAGGTGACAATTACACCTCCATGGTTTTCCGCATCCAATTGAAAGGCATCCAGAAGGGAGACCCAGATGCCTCCGGAGAGACGACACATCCCTGGACTGGTTCCATCATTTACAAATGCCTTCCAGACAGCATAGAGCGAAGAAAAACCTTCAAGAGTGAAGAGTTATTCTGCAATGAAGTGGCATTTTACAACAAGATCTGGCCAGCTTTGAATGATTTCCAGCAACAGCGGGAGGTCAAGAGCCCGTTCAAGGCGATACCGAAGTGTTATCTGGCGCAGGATGATCTGGTTATTTTGAAGGACTTGAAGCAGCAGGGGTTTGTGATGCCGGACAGAAGACAAG GGCTAACTATCGAGCAATGCTACTTTGTTCTCAAGAACCTGTCTCAGTTTCACGCTCTATCGCTGGCTATGAAGCACTACAACCCTGGAGAGTTTTACGAACTCCTTAACGTGCAGGATGGCATCTCAGAAG TGTTGTTTACAGGCGATAATGAAGACTATTACAAGTCCTACTACCGAGAAGCGACACGTAACGCTGTGGACATGGTTGAGGAAGAGCTGGCAGACTGTGAAGATAAG GAAAAATATCTGTCAAAATTCCGTGAATTCTGCAGCGAAGAAACCTTCTTTCAAATGATGGTCTCTCTGGTGACCCCGCGGGAACCTTTGGCCGTCATCAACCATGGGGATTGTTGGACCAATAACTTTTTATTCCGATATGTGGATGGGGACATCGCTGAG ATGGTCATAGTAGACTTCCAACTAGTCCGTTACGCGTCTCCGGCCTTGGACCTGGCGTACCTTCTATACCTATGCCTGACTAGAGAGCAAAGGACAGAGCATCTACCGTCTCTTCTAGAATATTATTCCGAGGAGCTGTATAAGAGATTGGTGGAGTTAAGTGACGATGGCTCGGTGTTTAGTGGGATGGATAAGGATACGcttaatgaaat GTTTCAAGAGGAGTTCCACCGTAGCGGGAAATTTGGCCTCGGAGTAGCACTAGATATGTACCCGATTATGACTTGTGACAGCAACGAGGCGCCAAATCTCTACCAGGCTAAG GATAGTGAAGTAGTGCCTCCTCATGAATCGACCCCAGTATCGACATCAAATGCGGCGTGCAGGAAGAAAATGACGGATTTAGTTAGAGAACTAGTGGACGGTGGagttctataa
- the LOC134669715 gene encoding uncharacterized protein LOC134669715 isoform X3: protein MSDITLEFLQVLLKDDYPDVTIQDFEGAPGTKRGDNYTSMVFRIQLKGIQKGDPDASGETTHPWTGSIIYKCLPDSIERRKTFKSEELFCNEVAFYNKIWPALNDFQQQREVKSPFKAIPKCYLAQDDLVILKDLKQQGFVMPDRRQGLTIEQCYFVLKNLSQFHALSLAMKHYNPGEFYELLNVQDGISEGDNEDYYKSYYREATRNAVDMVEEELADCEDKEKYLSKFREFCSEETFFQMMVSLVTPREPLAVINHGDCWTNNFLFRYVDGDIAEMVIVDFQLVRYASPALDLAYLLYLCLTREQRTEHLPSLLEYYSEELYKRLVELSDDGSVFSGMDKDTLNEMFQEEFHRSGKFGLGVALDMYPIMTCDSNEAPNLYQAKDSEVVPPHESTPVSTSNAACRKKMTDLVRELVDGGVL from the exons ATGAGTGACATTACATTGGAATTCCTTCAGGTCCTACTTAAGGACGACTATCCTGATGTCACTATACAGGATTTTGAG GGCGCCCCAGGCACCAAACGAGGTGACAATTACACCTCCATGGTTTTCCGCATCCAATTGAAAGGCATCCAGAAGGGAGACCCAGATGCCTCCGGAGAGACGACACATCCCTGGACTGGTTCCATCATTTACAAATGCCTTCCAGACAGCATAGAGCGAAGAAAAACCTTCAAGAGTGAAGAGTTATTCTGCAATGAAGTGGCATTTTACAACAAGATCTGGCCAGCTTTGAATGATTTCCAGCAACAGCGGGAGGTCAAGAGCCCGTTCAAGGCGATACCGAAGTGTTATCTGGCGCAGGATGATCTGGTTATTTTGAAGGACTTGAAGCAGCAGGGGTTTGTGATGCCGGACAGAAGACAAG GGCTAACTATCGAGCAATGCTACTTTGTTCTCAAGAACCTGTCTCAGTTTCACGCTCTATCGCTGGCTATGAAGCACTACAACCCTGGAGAGTTTTACGAACTCCTTAACGTGCAGGATGGCATCTCAGAAG GCGATAATGAAGACTATTACAAGTCCTACTACCGAGAAGCGACACGTAACGCTGTGGACATGGTTGAGGAAGAGCTGGCAGACTGTGAAGATAAG GAAAAATATCTGTCAAAATTCCGTGAATTCTGCAGCGAAGAAACCTTCTTTCAAATGATGGTCTCTCTGGTGACCCCGCGGGAACCTTTGGCCGTCATCAACCATGGGGATTGTTGGACCAATAACTTTTTATTCCGATATGTGGATGGGGACATCGCTGAG ATGGTCATAGTAGACTTCCAACTAGTCCGTTACGCGTCTCCGGCCTTGGACCTGGCGTACCTTCTATACCTATGCCTGACTAGAGAGCAAAGGACAGAGCATCTACCGTCTCTTCTAGAATATTATTCCGAGGAGCTGTATAAGAGATTGGTGGAGTTAAGTGACGATGGCTCGGTGTTTAGTGGGATGGATAAGGATACGcttaatgaaat GTTTCAAGAGGAGTTCCACCGTAGCGGGAAATTTGGCCTCGGAGTAGCACTAGATATGTACCCGATTATGACTTGTGACAGCAACGAGGCGCCAAATCTCTACCAGGCTAAG GATAGTGAAGTAGTGCCTCCTCATGAATCGACCCCAGTATCGACATCAAATGCGGCGTGCAGGAAGAAAATGACGGATTTAGTTAGAGAACTAGTGGACGGTGGagttctataa
- the LOC134669715 gene encoding uncharacterized protein LOC134669715 isoform X2 gives MSDITLEFLQVLLKDDYPDVTIQDFEGAPGTKRGDNYTSMVFRIQLKGIQKGDPDASGETTHPWTGSIIYKCLPDSIERRKTFKSEELFCNEVAFYNKIWPALNDFQQQREVKSPFKAIPKCYLAQDDLVILKDLKQQGFVMPDRRQGLTIEQCYFVLKNLSQFHALSLAMKHYNPGEFYELLNVQDGISEVLFTGDNEDYYKSYYREATRNAVDMVEEELADCEDKEKYLSKFREFCSEETFFQMMVSLVTPREPLAVINHGDCWTNNFLFRYVDGDIAEMVTVDFQVACYASPGMDLAYLLYLCLTREQRTEHLPSLLEYYSEELYKRLVELSDDGSVFSGMDKDTLNEMFQEEFHRSGKFGLGVALDMYPIMTCDSNEAPNLYQAKDSEVVPPHESTPVSTSNAACRKKMTDLVRELVDGGVL, from the exons ATGAGTGACATTACATTGGAATTCCTTCAGGTCCTACTTAAGGACGACTATCCTGATGTCACTATACAGGATTTTGAG GGCGCCCCAGGCACCAAACGAGGTGACAATTACACCTCCATGGTTTTCCGCATCCAATTGAAAGGCATCCAGAAGGGAGACCCAGATGCCTCCGGAGAGACGACACATCCCTGGACTGGTTCCATCATTTACAAATGCCTTCCAGACAGCATAGAGCGAAGAAAAACCTTCAAGAGTGAAGAGTTATTCTGCAATGAAGTGGCATTTTACAACAAGATCTGGCCAGCTTTGAATGATTTCCAGCAACAGCGGGAGGTCAAGAGCCCGTTCAAGGCGATACCGAAGTGTTATCTGGCGCAGGATGATCTGGTTATTTTGAAGGACTTGAAGCAGCAGGGGTTTGTGATGCCGGACAGAAGACAAG GGCTAACTATCGAGCAATGCTACTTTGTTCTCAAGAACCTGTCTCAGTTTCACGCTCTATCGCTGGCTATGAAGCACTACAACCCTGGAGAGTTTTACGAACTCCTTAACGTGCAGGATGGCATCTCAGAAG TGTTGTTTACAGGCGATAATGAAGACTATTACAAGTCCTACTACCGAGAAGCGACACGTAACGCTGTGGACATGGTTGAGGAAGAGCTGGCAGACTGTGAAGATAAG GAAAAATATCTGTCAAAATTCCGTGAATTCTGCAGCGAAGAAACCTTCTTTCAAATGATGGTCTCTCTGGTGACCCCGCGGGAACCTTTGGCCGTCATCAACCATGGGGATTGTTGGACCAATAACTTTTTATTCCGATATGTGGATGGGGACATCGCTGAG ATGGTCACAGTAGACTTCCAAGTAGCCTGTTACGCCTCTCCAGGCATGGACTTAGCCTACCTTCTATAC CTATGCCTGACTAGAGAGCAAAGGACAGAGCATCTACCGTCTCTTCTAGAATATTATTCCGAGGAGCTGTATAAGAGATTGGTGGAGTTAAGTGACGATGGCTCGGTGTTTAGTGGGATGGATAAGGATACGcttaatgaaat GTTTCAAGAGGAGTTCCACCGTAGCGGGAAATTTGGCCTCGGAGTAGCACTAGATATGTACCCGATTATGACTTGTGACAGCAACGAGGCGCCAAATCTCTACCAGGCTAAG GATAGTGAAGTAGTGCCTCCTCATGAATCGACCCCAGTATCGACATCAAATGCGGCGTGCAGGAAGAAAATGACGGATTTAGTTAGAGAACTAGTGGACGGTGGagttctataa